One window of the Pseudomonas lurida genome contains the following:
- the ybaK gene encoding Cys-tRNA(Pro) deacylase codes for MTPALDLLKKVRAEHRIHSYEHDPKAASYGLEAAEKLGLDPAQVFKTLLASSEKGELLVAVVPVVGSLDLKALAHAAGVKKVEMADPAAAQRSTGYLLGGISPLGQKKRLRTFIDVTAQPFTTIFVSAGRRGLEVELPAAVLAEHTQATFAPIGRA; via the coding sequence ATGACCCCCGCATTGGATCTGTTGAAAAAAGTTCGCGCCGAACATCGAATCCACAGTTACGAACATGACCCCAAGGCTGCTTCCTATGGGCTGGAGGCCGCGGAAAAATTGGGCCTCGACCCCGCGCAGGTATTCAAGACCCTGCTGGCGAGCAGTGAAAAAGGCGAATTACTGGTGGCAGTGGTGCCGGTCGTCGGAAGTCTGGATTTGAAGGCGCTGGCACACGCAGCAGGCGTCAAGAAAGTCGAAATGGCCGACCCGGCAGCGGCTCAGCGTTCCACCGGTTACCTGTTGGGTGGCATCAGCCCGTTGGGGCAGAAGAAGCGACTGCGCACGTTTATCGATGTAACGGCGCAGCCTTTTACGACGATTTTTGTGAGTGCGGGGAGGAGAGGGTTGGAGGTCGAATTGCCAGCGGCGGTACTGGCTGAGCA